Below is a window of Candidatus Viadribacter manganicus DNA.
ACCGGCCGAGTGAGCGTTACGCCGTCAGGTGTTATGTCTGTGAACTGCGAGATGATGTCTTGGCTAATGCGATCGAAGAATGTGACGTTGAACATCGTGCCATTGCGTTGGTAGACGACGTTCGCTTCGTATGCATCGGTGGTTGTCGGGTCGAGGTTCGGATTGCCGGAGGACGCACGGTTGACGTCCTCGAAGCGCAGAGCAGGATCGAGCTGATCGAAGCCTGGGCGCTGAATGCGGCTTGAATAACTGATATCGACATTGATGTGCGGCGTGAGTTCGTTGCGCACGTGGAGGCTGGGGAAAGCGCGCGTGTTGGTGTCATCGGTCTCTAAAGCGCCGGAAATCACTTCGCGCCGATAGCTTTCCACACGAAGGCCGGGGAGTAATGTCCAATCGCCAACATCAAACTGATAGGTCGCGTACGCGGCCGAGGTTTGCGCTGAGGCCTCAAGCGTGGAGGCGTAGGCGGGGATCGACACGCCGCTCAATGGCGTGAGGCTGCTGTCAGTAGTTTGCTCAAGATGCTCGAAAGCCGCGCCGAAGGTTAAAAACTGCTCCGATGGAAGCGGTTGCTCGAAATCGAGGTTCGATGAGAGGCTTCTATTGTCTTGCGAGCGCGTGGTTGCGTAGGAGGTGGCGCCGCCGCCGCCGGCCGGCGTGATCGTGAATGTCGAATTTGAAACGCTGACGAAGCTATCGATGGACGTGTTGAACTTGAGCAGCTCACGCGGCTCGTTGCCTTGCTGTTGGAGATCGAACGTCACACTTTCGTAGTGCATCTCGCTATCGGTGAGCGCTTGGCTGGATGAAACCGGTCCGCCAGAATCTGAGAGCGAAGACAGTTGCGACTGCGTCGAGTTGTTAAGGCCGAAATCGCCACTGAGCGACATGCGGAGGCGCTCGTTCGGGTTGAAGGCCGCTTGCAGCTGACTGAGGTAGAGGCCTTCCCAGGTTGAGGTGGTTGGGCCGGTTTCGGTCGTTGCGGGGCCGCCCGGAGGCGTCTCACGAACGCGGTGCAGTTCGCTCTCGTACTCGCCGCTGTATCCGCCGGCTTGGCCGCTGAACGTCCAGCGGCCCTGCGAATAGCTTGGCGCGAGCCCGAGATGCTGGCTGCCTAATGAATCTGCGTTGGCCTGGACCGAGCCGCTAAAGCCGGTCTCAAAGCGTTGGCGCGTGATGATGTTGATGATCCCACCCGACGTGCTCGATGAGTATTGGGCCGATGGATTGGTGATCACTTCGATGCGTTCGACGCTGCCGCCGGGAAGGCCGCGCAGGACTTGTTCAAGGTTGGCGCCCGGGACGGGGCGATTGTTGATTTGGATCGTCACGTTGGACGCCCCGAGCAGGGTGATCTCGCCTGAGGGCGCGACGCTCACCGAGGGAATGCGTCCCAAGATGTCGAACATGTTCGTGCTCTGCGCGACTGGATCGTCGCGCAGTGTGTAGGTGCGCCGGTCGATGCGAATTTCATCGCCGCGCTCCGCCAGCACGACGATGTCATCGCCTTCGTCTTCGGCTTCATCCGCTGCAGCTGTTTGGCTATCGGCAGGAGCCGGCGCCGACTCTTGCGCGCGTGCGTTTTCGCTCATTGCGAGAAACGCGAAGGAAGCGGTCAGAAGCCATGTCAGGCGGTTGTTGGAACTCATCCTTGTCATGTGTCCGAATTCGCGGACGCGGGCAAATTAAGCCCCACCAACCACCTATTGGGCGCGGCGAATAGCGCGGGCGTTAGTCGCCGAAAATGTCCATGAGATCGAAGCCGCCGCGGCGCCGGCGCTGGTGGCCGCCGCGCTGGTCATAGCCGCCTTCGCCGCGCTCGCCATATTCCCCGCGTTCACCGTACTCGCCGCGCTCGCCATAGCCTTGCTGTGGGCGTTGCTGCGGCGGCTGCTGGTATTGTTGGGGAGGCTGCTGCTGCGGGTGCGAACGGCG
It encodes the following:
- a CDS encoding TonB-dependent receptor plug domain-containing protein, with product MSENARAQESAPAPADSQTAAADEAEDEGDDIVVLAERGDEIRIDRRTYTLRDDPVAQSTNMFDILGRIPSVSVAPSGEITLLGASNVTIQINNRPVPGANLEQVLRGLPGGSVERIEVITNPSAQYSSSTSGGIINIITRQRFETGFSGSVQANADSLGSQHLGLAPSYSQGRWTFSGQAGGYSGEYESELHRVRETPPGGPATTETGPTTSTWEGLYLSQLQAAFNPNERLRMSLSGDFGLNNSTQSQLSSLSDSGGPVSSSQALTDSEMHYESVTFDLQQQGNEPRELLKFNTSIDSFVSVSNSTFTITPAGGGGATSYATTRSQDNRSLSSNLDFEQPLPSEQFLTFGAAFEHLEQTTDSSLTPLSGVSIPAYASTLEASAQTSAAYATYQFDVGDWTLLPGLRVESYRREVISGALETDDTNTRAFPSLHVRNELTPHINVDISYSSRIQRPGFDQLDPALRFEDVNRASSGNPNLDPTTTDAYEANVVYQRNGTMFNVTFFDRISQDIISQFTDITPDGVTLTRPVNAGESEQRGLQVMLRGPIVENWRYSLTGSVFSREFDYLSGGTISRREELEYNGVAQIDYRDADQEAVGANQFQFETRFQGPRHGLQTEWDEFVVANFTWRRRLSSRLFGVLTVQDIFDSANRSSQTITDDYYERAEFQSPGTRLRLSLTYQFGSGPQRPPTDQQPGGPPGPSF